A window of the Borrelia parkeri genome harbors these coding sequences:
- a CDS encoding DUF685 domain-containing protein yields MSSQEPEGIVKHDDTIEIKNLNKLTKLKPTDLLVLDDGFSSCHAITLDNFHKDLHTKIFLDDGDRKNDFKQVIKTLIANELLSDTNFINQVYSQVLTKFLKDDSSSISQTYNKVIEKLKNNESSVMDTIISKVTSKFESNLPEDNLSKSHYFIGLYYSSLKKFQYKNI; encoded by the coding sequence ATGTCAAGTCAAGAACCTGAAGGTATTGTAAAACACGATGATACAATTGAGATTAAAAATCTTAATAAATTAACCAAGCTTAAACCCACTGACCTTTTGGTCCTAGATGATGGGTTTTCTAGTTGTCATGCTATTACTCTTGATAACTTCCATAAGGACTTACATACAAAAATATTCCTAGATGATGGTGATCGAAAGAATGATTTCAAACAAGTTATCAAAACACTAATTGCTAATGAATTGCTAAGCGACACCAATTTTATAAACCAAGTTTATAGTCAAGTACTTACCAAATTTTTAAAAGATGACTCTAGTAGTATTTCACAGACATATAATAAAGTTATAGAAAAACTTAAAAATAATGAATCTAGTGTTATGGACACTATTATAAGTAAAGTTACAAGTAAGTTTGAATCTAACTTGCCTGAAGATAATTTAAGCAAAAGTCATTACTTTATAGGACTTTATTACTCTAGTTTAAAAAAATTCCAGTACAAGAATATCTAA
- a CDS encoding BlyA family holin — MRGDIKLNEVENNVLNFLLQLININEVKLVIIGAFILSLGLIFKPAIKDILTILASKIKKQGKDTDKGEDL; from the coding sequence ATGAGAGGAGACATAAAGTTGAATGAAGTTGAGAATAATGTATTAAATTTTTTACTTCAACTGATTAACATCAATGAAGTGAAGTTAGTTATTATTGGTGCCTTTATCTTAAGTCTTGGACTGATCTTCAAGCCAGCAATCAAAGATATACTAACTATTTTAGCTAGTAAGATAAAAAAACAAGGTAAAGACACAGATAAAGGAGAGGACTTATGA
- a CDS encoding BlyB family putative holin accessory protein — protein MKLSTAKLSVDILNNFTEIIKNNHHGKNTATYINIFTKVVNYFYVLYEASIYQMEGREAIKLLREIEEILRINIEIIENADDHDELTKYTSQLRAKRNKIMSTYIKMLKEA, from the coding sequence ATGAAATTAAGCACTGCTAAATTAAGTGTTGATATTTTAAATAACTTTACCGAAATTATTAAAAATAATCATCACGGTAAAAATACCGCCACTTATATCAATATTTTTACTAAAGTGGTTAATTACTTTTACGTTCTATATGAAGCTAGCATATATCAAATGGAAGGGAGGGAAGCTATTAAACTACTACGTGAAATTGAGGAGATACTAAGGATTAACATTGAAATCATAGAAAATGCTGATGATCACGATGAGCTTACAAAATACACATCACAACTTAGAGCTAAACGTAACAAGATAATGAGCACTTACATCAAAATGCTAAAGGAGGCATAA
- a CDS encoding DUF685 domain-containing protein, which translates to MSSLKYGRYVFDLGSTATSNNEEIIIQTDSSYDDSPIYLIVKVTARSNSTSQSDKEVSIKYSYSSKRTIFKLSSVHGGTGFDANILEGWYMQKNVSGVPLLVKL; encoded by the coding sequence ATGTCTAGTTTAAAATATGGACGTTATGTCTTTGACCTTGGGTCCACAGCTACATCTAACAATGAAGAAATTATTATACAAACAGACAGTTCATATGATGATAGTCCCATATATTTAATTGTCAAAGTTACTGCAAGATCTAATTCAACTTCACAATCTGATAAAGAAGTAAGCATAAAATATAGCTATTCTTCAAAACGAACTATCTTTAAGCTTTCAAGTGTACATGGCGGTACAGGTTTTGATGCCAATATTCTAGAAGGTTGGTATATGCAAAAGAATGTGAGTGGCGTTCCTTTACTCGTGAAGCTATAA